The window CCGACGCCAGCCCGGCCAGCTTGATGGCGGCCTCGAACGGGCGGGCGTACACCTCGTACAGCTCGCGCGGCCCGACGGCGGTCCGGGCCATGTTCTGGCCGGCCTCGGTGAGGCCGTAGCCCAGGAAGTGCTTGCCGGTGGCGATGGCGCCCTCGCGCAGGTCGGTGCCCTGCAGGCCGCGAGTGAACGCGACGCCCATCGCCGAGACCAGGTACGGGTCCTCGCCGTAGGTCTCGTGCACCCGCCCCCAGCGGCCGTCGCGGGCCACGTCCATCACGGGCGACAGGACGAAGGGGTGGCCGATCGCCCGGACCTGCCTGCGCAGGACGCCCGCCATCTCCTCGACCCCGGCCGGATCCCAGGTCGCGGCCAGGCCGATCGCCGTCGGGAACGACGTGAACCCGGGCGACACCACCCCGTTCAGCGCCTCCACATGGAAGATCGCCGGGATGCCGAGCCGGGTGCGGGCGACCAGGAACCGCTGGATCTCGTTGACGGCCTTCGCCACCCGGTCGGGCGTCTTGTGGCCCAGCATCCCGAGTGCCGCGACGTGCCCGATCCCCAGCCCGAGGGCGCGCTCCGCCTCGTCCTGGCGCAAGCCGTCGACGCCGAGAAGCCCGGTCGGCATCGTCGCGGTGACCTGCTGCGCCTTCTCCTCGACGGTCATCGCCCGCAGGAGCTCGGTCGCCCGATTCTCAGGACTCGCGGCGGCACCCAGGCTCATCCATGACTCCTTGCCAGGTTCGGCTGGCCGTCCGGAGGACCCCGTGCCCGTCATCGCGGCTCCTCCGCCCGGCCCGCCGGCAGCGCCTCGATGCGGGTGGTGGCGGGTGGACAGCCATCGGCTGTGACGGTCACCGTGATCGCGCCGGGCGCGGTCGGGCGGATGACGGCGAGCGCGCGCCCGTCGTAGGTCGTCCGGACGGTGTCGAAGAAGTTCTCCTCCGACCGCGGGTCCGCGCTGCCAAAACCCGCCAGCACACCCGGCCCGGCGACCTCCACGGCCACCCGTCGGTCGGCCGTGTTGAAAAGGTTGCCGGCGCCGTCGACCAGGCTGACGGCCACGAACGCGAGGTCGCGGTCGTCGGCCGTGATCCTGGCCCGATCGACCGCGGCCTCTAGTCGAACCTCGCCTGCGGCCGAGTTCAGGGACATCCGGCCGGTCTCGTGCCCGTCGATGTAAGCGACGGCGGTGAGTTCACCAGGCTCGTAGATGGTGTCGAACGCGGCGATAAACCGGTTCTTCTCCCCCGCCGGCGCCGTGGCGACCGAACGGCCGTTGACCAGCAGCTCGACCTCGTCCGCGGCCGAGTAGACGTCGATCCGGACCGGCCCGTCCTCGTGGCCGCCCCAGCTCCAGCTGGCCACGGAGTCACTCCACGACCACCACGTCGCCAGCCGGACCCGCTGGCCGTACCGCTCGGGACGATGGACGGCGATGAAGGGCTCGGCCCGCAGACCGAAGACGATCTCCCGGTAGTAGGAGGCGGGACGACGATGGCCGGTGATGTCGATGTCACCGCACCACGCCGCCAGCCACGGATAGGCGCCCTGATGGTCTGGCATCGCGCCGGCCGACGGCTCGGGGTCGCCCTGGTACTCGACCCGGCCGATCCCCGGCTCGCCCAGGTAGTCCCAGCCGGTCCAGGTGAAGTCCCCGATGACGTGGCTGTTGTCCTGGACGAGCCGCCAGTTGCGATCGATGTCCGACGGATGCGTCTCGGTACCGACGATCACCCGGTTGGGAAACAGCGTCCGGTCCAGCTGATATCGGGAGTCGAGATAGTTGTAGCCGGCGACATCCAGGTACGCCATGGACTCCGCGGTCCGCGTGGTGACGATCTCGGAGGTCATCAGCGTCGGCATGAACTCGCGAAAGCGAGTCATCAGATCGTTGACGTCGCCGGTCGTGTCGGTGGTTGAAGCGACGTCCGCGCTGGGCTTCTCCGCGGGCCCCGTTCCGCCACCGGCCATGACCGAGAACAGGTCCGGCCCGGCGGCCAACAGGCCGTTGACGGCGTTCGTGACGAACCGGGTGCCGTCGAGCTCACGGACCTTCTCGGCGAGCCGGCGACCGAGCACCGCCCCGGGCGCGGTGCCCACCTCCGGGATCTCGTTGCCGATGCAGTAGAAGACGACGCAGGGGTGGTTGACGTCCTTCATCACCATCGCGCGCACGTCCGACTCCCAGCTGGCAAGGAAGTCGCCGGCATAGTCGTGAGCGGACTTCGACCGCGTCCAGACGTCACTGAGCTCGTCCATCACGAGCATGCCGAGCTCGTCGCACGCGTCGAGCAACGCCCTGCTGATCGGGTTGTGAGCGCTACGGATCGCGTTGAAGCCGGCCTGCTTGAGGATCTCCACCCGGCGCCACTCGGCCCGGTCGATGGTGGCCGCGCCGAGCAAGCCGTTGTCGTGGTGGATGCAGGCACCGCGCAGCTTTACCGGTTCGCCGTTGATCCGAAGACCCCGCCGGGTATCGACGGTCAGCGAGCGGATCCCGAAAGGCGTCGCCTGTTCGTCGAGACGGTCAGAGTCGGCGGTGACGGTCGTCCGGCACGTGTAGAGGTGCGGATGCTCCACGCCCCACAGCCGAGGCCCGACCACGGTCAGGCGCTGACGCAGGACGGCTTCGTCGCCGGGAAAAATGGTGACCGGCGCGACGTCCCTGGCGACGACCTCGCCGTCGGCGTCCACGATCTCGGTGGTCACCTCGACCGTCCGCGTCACGGCCGACTCGTTCTGGATCTCGGTTGCCACCGCCACGATGGCCAGCTCGTCGTCGATGACCGGGGTCGTGACGCGCACGCCGTCGAGCGCCAGGTGCAGCAGGTCGGCGACGATGATGCTCGTGCCGCGGTAGATGCCTCCGCCGGTGTACCACCGGCTGTCGTCCTGGCTGCGCGCCTCCACGCGTACCTCGTTGTCCGCTCCGTACCGCAGCAGGTGGTCGGCGCGGATGTGGAAGGTGGAGTAGCCGCTGGCGCACTGTCCCGCCAGGTCGCCGTTGAGGTAGACCCGGGCGTGGCGGTAGACGCCCTCGAACTCGAGCGTGACCCGCCGCGCGCGGTGCTCCTCCGGCACGAAGAACGTCTTCGTGTACTCGTAGCCATCCGCCGGGAAGTAGCCGCGGTGACCCGCCTCCGGATCCGAACCGTCCCGCTCGCGGCACACCATCGCGTCGTGCGGCAGCCGGACCGGCTCCCACCCGTCGTTCACCCGGCCTAGCAGCGCCTGAAACGAGTCACGCTTCCGGCGGTACGACCAGCCGTCATTGAACGATCTGCGGATCAATCCAGCTCTCCCGGTCGTGTGACAGCCTCGGCTGCCACGACAGGTGACAGCCGCAGGCAAGGCGTCCCTGCGGCGGGCATGAGGCAGGAGGCGGTGAACCTGGTCGGATGACACGCCTCGTGCCCGACGCCACTAGCGGGTGCTAGTGACGCGGAACGTAAGCTAGCATCGGCGACTAGCACGCACAAGTCCAACGTGTTTCGGACCGACGTGACGGGAGGGCGGGCGGTGGCCGTGCCTGAGCCGACCACCAGTCGGCGGGT of the Pseudofrankia saprophytica genome contains:
- a CDS encoding glycoside hydrolase family 2 TIM barrel-domain containing protein, whose amino-acid sequence is MIRRSFNDGWSYRRKRDSFQALLGRVNDGWEPVRLPHDAMVCRERDGSDPEAGHRGYFPADGYEYTKTFFVPEEHRARRVTLEFEGVYRHARVYLNGDLAGQCASGYSTFHIRADHLLRYGADNEVRVEARSQDDSRWYTGGGIYRGTSIIVADLLHLALDGVRVTTPVIDDELAIVAVATEIQNESAVTRTVEVTTEIVDADGEVVARDVAPVTIFPGDEAVLRQRLTVVGPRLWGVEHPHLYTCRTTVTADSDRLDEQATPFGIRSLTVDTRRGLRINGEPVKLRGACIHHDNGLLGAATIDRAEWRRVEILKQAGFNAIRSAHNPISRALLDACDELGMLVMDELSDVWTRSKSAHDYAGDFLASWESDVRAMVMKDVNHPCVVFYCIGNEIPEVGTAPGAVLGRRLAEKVRELDGTRFVTNAVNGLLAAGPDLFSVMAGGGTGPAEKPSADVASTTDTTGDVNDLMTRFREFMPTLMTSEIVTTRTAESMAYLDVAGYNYLDSRYQLDRTLFPNRVIVGTETHPSDIDRNWRLVQDNSHVIGDFTWTGWDYLGEPGIGRVEYQGDPEPSAGAMPDHQGAYPWLAAWCGDIDITGHRRPASYYREIVFGLRAEPFIAVHRPERYGQRVRLATWWSWSDSVASWSWGGHEDGPVRIDVYSAADEVELLVNGRSVATAPAGEKNRFIAAFDTIYEPGELTAVAYIDGHETGRMSLNSAAGEVRLEAAVDRARITADDRDLAFVAVSLVDGAGNLFNTADRRVAVEVAGPGVLAGFGSADPRSEENFFDTVRTTYDGRALAVIRPTAPGAITVTVTADGCPPATTRIEALPAGRAEEPR